A DNA window from Vigna unguiculata cultivar IT97K-499-35 chromosome 10, ASM411807v1, whole genome shotgun sequence contains the following coding sequences:
- the LOC114166274 gene encoding zinc finger protein ZAT9-like, translating to MEKHRCKLCLRSFANGRALGGHMRSHMMNLPLPPKESEFVPVQLSFEADSSPSQSSSSFYGLRENPKKSFRFADPEFSFAAETGSVILQDRESETESSKNPTRKRSKRAWQLGEPPKKMKLCGNNNKNESASSASDTTAEEAVAFCLMMLSRDRWKRYDDHKNIQQYDDEVEDDDDDDDDDEEEDEEEDDEEEEEEEKDGFELEEMKSVKRSNKVRGRYKCETCDKVFRSYQALGGHRASHKKMKLNSETEFQKPELESELVVVSEKKIHECPVCFRVFGSGQALGGHKRTHVIGSSATHTTATVRTSATASVKVGDSLIDLNLPAPVDDEEDISQFDHSALSDAEFVKE from the coding sequence atggagAAGCACAGGTGCAAGCTTTGCTTGAGGAGTTTCGCCAATGGAAGAGCTTTAGGAGGTCACATGCGGTCTCACATGATGAACCTACCTCTTCCTCCCAAAGAGAGCGAGTTCGTCCCGGTTCAACTCAGTTTTGAGGCCGACTCATCTCCTTCTCAGTCCTCTTCTTCCTTCTACGGTCTCCGAGAGAATCCCAAGAAAAGTTTCCGTTTTGCAGATCCTGAATTCTCGTTCGCAGCAGAAACGGGTTCTGTGATCCTCCAAGATAGAGAGAGCGAGACGGAGTCATCCAAGAACCCAACTCGAAAACGATCCAAGAGGGCGTGGCAACTCGGAGAGCCCCCGAAAAAGATGAAACTCTGTGGGAACAATAACAAGAACGAATCTGCGAGTTCTGCTTCCGATACCACCGCGGAAGAAGCCGTAGCATTTTGTCTAATGATGCTGTCGCGTGACAGATGGAAGAGATATGATGATCATAAAAACATACAGCAGTATGATGatgaggttgaagatgatgatgatgacgatgatgatgatgaagaagaagacgaagaagaggatgatgaagaagaagaagaagaagaaaaagatggtTTTGAATTGGAGGAGATGAAATCTGTTAAGAGGAGTAACAAGGTGCGTGGGAGGTACAAATGCGAAACGTGTGACAAGGTGTTTCGATCTTACCAAGCACTTGGTGGGCACAGAGCGAGTCACAAGAAGATGAAGTTAAACTCTGAAACGGAGTTTCAGAAACCTGAACTTGAATCAGAGCTTGTTGTTGTGTCGGAGAAGAAAATCCATGAATGCCCGGTTTGCTTTAGAGTCTTTGGTTCGGGTCAAGCACTTGGTGGACACAAGAGAACACATGTTATAGGTTCTTCTGCAACTCACACCACTGCAACTGTAAGAACTTCTGCAACTGCTTCTGTAAAAGTTGGAGACAGTTTGATAGATCTTAATCTCCCTGCTCCGGTAGATGATGAAGAAGACATTAGCCAGTTCGATCACTCTGCTCTTTCTGATGCAGAGTTTGTCAAAGAGTGA